DNA from Branchiostoma lanceolatum isolate klBraLanc5 chromosome 9, klBraLanc5.hap2, whole genome shotgun sequence:
ATGGGAGAAAGAGTTCTATCCCGTAGGGTGTAATTGCTACTTAACCTCAATACACTTGAGTGAAATGTTCGTCATCTCATGCTATCATCTCTTACAACACTTCAATGCTTCAAAGTGTCCTTGGCCTCATTCTATCCTCCCCTATTGCTACTTATGTGATCATTGTACTGAATTTCTTTCCATCCAAAAAATTCTAGATGAACTACACCATTTCTTAAGTTATTAATTCATAACATCAAGTTTATTCCTGCTAATTGATGCACtttttagattttgtttatgttcaACCAGGTCACCCAAGGCCAAGGCATTTCCTTTGAATGCGGTACAGGTGTTGATAGTCCTGTCTTCAGAAATGTCATTACTCTCCTTAGATATGTTCTAATTTAATTGTTTTCTCCCTGCAGCCAGAGTACAAAGTTACTAATTGACACTTtcttatattcaaccatgtcaCCACAGTCCAGGCCATGGCAGTACCATTGAATGCGATATACGCACTTATAGTTTCAGAATTGTCTCACTCTCGTTAAATgtgttcttattttttcttcctGCAGCCGGAAGATGAGGACAGAATGAACCCATACGAGTTCCTGAAAGGTCTGTCCCACCTTCTCGGGGCGGAGGGAGACATCAAAAGCCCCCAGGAAGTCCTCAAAGTAGTCACGTGAGTTGCCGCCTTTTTGCTGTATGATTTTATGATACATGAAAGTACTAGAGTAACTGCTATAATGTAATTGATGATGATGCAATTGAATGGCTTGAAGTATAGTCCAATTTATACATTCCACCAAGCTTCAATCAACAGACCTTTTCATCGATCCCcttgcatgctgggagatgcATGGCACTATGGGTAGCAAGGAGTCAAATGACATCATTACCATGGTAGCGCGTATGCACTGCACACATACTGTGTTTGGTCTATGTTatcatggtaatgattttgtacGTCAGCTGACATTCCCATGATGCCCTGTATCTCCCAGCATGCAGTGGGATTGGTGAATAAGGTCTTTTCATGTTGTTTAAAGGTTTGTAAGGCCATTGAGTATGTAAATACGCTATACAGACTATGTTCTTTTGAATCCCGAATAAAGTatgctttgtttttttcaggGAAATGAAGGCCACCAAGAAACTGGTAGGCAGATGCTGTTATCTCAACATTTTGAGGGCAACGAAATCAGAAGAGACATTGTCAAAGTAAGTAGATTATACCTCTGGCACAATATTCATTACTGTTGTAATTTGGTTTATCATTATGTAATCATTTTCATGGAAAGAAGGAATTGCAgcttaggctgcaccaagtaatttttatggatgacgtccgcgcgcgcattgattttggtctgtacccagaaaaaaaacaagaaattccgcttcctgtaactatgaccaaagagttacgacagtaccgcaaatcgtaagattaatgtaaaactcgtcacgcaaaATGCATATAACTCGTCAcgcaaaatgcataaataaggaagtggctacttactgacaggatgatcctgtcatcagtagaaaaaattggatcatcctgtcaggcagtgtcagcagtgcattttttctactgctgacaggatcgtcctctcagtagtgcaatttttctactgatcatcctgtcaacagtgcagatttttcctgctgacaagatttttcaaatctaggcatcttgtttttttcggcccttgtttttttttcgcgctctcgcattagatctagggtctccaaaggacgtcatccataaaaattacttggtgcagccttaccaCAATTAACAATTTCATGGCTTTTGATTGATGTAAAACGATTCTTGactgactactgtaaatgtatttattttCGGATGGAATTAATTTCAGAGTaataggatactgtaaatgcattttagtttgcatggttttaatttcaccgtagggagaaaatggagtgttcgcggtgggtttaaAGTCgcagcgaagagcttaccgtgaaaaccgtgatcataaaaccaccacaaacatttctgcatttgtagTAGTAGGGTTTcatgttgttttaagttcgtggttgaACAATTTCTTTTGTTCAATGGTAATGCATTGATTACATCTGTGTTTTTCCGTGTTTTGTTCCAGATTTGTAGAGATTGGAGGCTGGGGGATCATGAACTCTTGGCTGACCGATGCCAAGGACACAAATAATGTTCCACTTCTACAAGAAGTCATCAAGGTTCTCAAACACATGCCTGTCACAATAGAACAGCTTAAAAAGGTTAGcaatatatttttgttgcaGCTCTGTTGTTCCTATTTTACTGAACTAGTTATTCACATGTATTGtatcgttcggtgtaatataaccagctgctgccgcgccgcgtgcctgcgaagctggtgtgttacgccgaatggtggttataccggctatatagatacagatacagatttctGATGTGTCTTTTGTCTTCACAACTTGACTAAATGACCCTTCTGGCTCTAAAGTCAAATACTGTATCTCAAATGTTTAGTACTTGGTTTGTTAATAACCTGTGATCAAGTAAAGGGATATTGTGATAAATGTACAACAACTGACAAGTATCATTTCCTTTTCAGAACAACACTGCAAAAGTTGTTAAACAGCTCAGCAAAACATCAGACAATGAAAGTAAGTAAAGCATAATTCACAATGATTTCAAAGGATTTTGTGACtcgttacattttgtatgcattTTTTCGAACAAATGGTTTATTTCATGTCTACAGTACTAAATGTAGTTTCACAAGATCGTCCAAACTTTCCATaattaaatttgtttttgtttttttcttgacaGAAACCAAGAGTATGGCCAGTAGTTTAGTGACATACTGGATGAACATGATTCATGCCAAGGGCAAGGGAGGTGCCGAAAAACCCAACAAAAAACACCACAAGAGACACCACGAagataccaaagactctaaaaccTCTGCAGAAAAGACTGCGTCTTCAACAGAACCAGAAAAGCCTAAGAAAGCCAGGTCGACTAAGGTTCGAGTTCCTGCGTTTGCTAAGACGAGATCGACAGGACTTGAGGAAGAGACCAAACTGCCGGCTCCGGTTAAGAAGTCTGGTTCTATAGACAAGAGACCGGGTAGTTCTATACCTGCTGCGAAGAGGCCGAGTTCTCCCATAGATAAACTGTTAACCCCACCGGAGAAGAAACACAGACCTCAGCCTCTCAACAGAACTACCAACTCTCCTGTACAGGCCAAGGTCAAGATCATACCAGCGAAACGTACGTTCAAATCACAGCATGGTCAAGTGTTGGTTTGGTTCACATTAAAGTTAACTACTGTAAATAATTGTTGTGTTGTCACTTCAGTCATTTGACTGATTTCCAAAGGAGCCCAACACGGAATACAAGAAGAACATGCAGAAAATAAGAATTGATACGAAAGTAAATTGCAGGCTGTATACAAATAAATCATAGTTGACTCATAATTAGCATACATATGCTCAATAAAGGGACAatcaaaagaatacaaaataaatcaaaacaaaacaaatgttccATTCATTGCATGGTCAAGTCTTGGGTTGGTTCATATTAAAGTTAACTACTGTAAAGTCATCTTTTGAGGCGACGTCATTTGGCAGTAGAATAGCCTGAAtgtcagacccccaaactctgaaatatctatcgtgacaatagatatttcagagtttgggggtctggcatccaggctagcagtAGAAGGGAAAGGAGCTGTTTGTGTTGTTTGAAGTTCACGATTCTAACTGGTACAGTAGCAATGAAGGGAAACACATATTCaaggtgtcatgattttgcaaaggagaggtcactgcgaaattaaaaccacagcaaacattgcAAGATATGCAGTATGTATTTTCATTAATAATTACTGCTAACTGTAGAATCGTTACAATCCCAAGCCATAAAACGATGAAGTTAGACTTTTCCTAAAATATATGCCTTGTTATAGCAAGAATCTTATCAAATATCAGAGTGAGATGATAAAAGATACCAGTGTTTTAGTCTAATTTGTATTGATTCAGTTAATGTGTTATGTAGTGATTGACAGATGATGTCATTTGTTTCCACAGCTTTTGTTGCCATGGATGACACAGGGTTCATGGAAGCTTTAAGTGCCAATACTGCAAAGTCCCACGTTATCAAGGTCAAGAAGAagccaaaaaattccaaacCGGGAACCCCCACATCCCCCACCGCCCCCAAGGGGAACCCCCTGGGTGGGGATGACAGAGCCAGGACACCCTCTCCAGTAGATGGAGAACTTAAAGAGGAGAGACCAGGGACTCCCATTGAGGAGGCTATGGATAGCGACTTCCACAAGCCAACAAAGGCAGAAGAAGCTGAGAGGAAAGGTAATTATAGAATAAAGAAGTGTAGTGAAGGAATTGAATTGCATTCCCTCTCACAAGTAAGAGAATAAAAGAGTGATTGAGTGAAAGTGACCTCAACCAGTCACTAGTGGTGACTGTatagaaagaaaacaatatcttCAGTATATTGCATTCCCTCTCACAAGTAAGAGACAAACCGAGAGTGATTGAGTAAAAGTGATCTCAACCAGTCACTAGTGGTGACTGGatagaaagaaaacaatatctgcagtatatacaggttcatagtacatgtataatgtatcatGGAAACTTCCCGAGTTCTTTATAAGAAATACAAtgacagtggaccatggcttactTTAATGTCGTgttctaaggactgcgaccctttccagtactGTGTAAATCGGGTGAGGGACGATACCCTATGAACGAGTGATAGAAAAAGTAATGAACAAATGTGACTGTGAGGGAGAGAGTGATtgctgagtgagtgagagaatgAACAATGGAAGGATCAATGACTATTATACAACTACTAGTAGaaaactgtatacatgtacatgtagtagaagtCTGTATTGACACCCAGTTGAATTGTGTTTTACAGCAGAGGAAGAACTGGAGCCCCCCGAGCCATACAAGGGAGGGAGCATCTTGGTCTCGGCCAGGAGAAAGAACAGGAGGAAAAAGTCTGTGAAATGGGCCGTGGACGACGCAATCAAGGAAGTGTTCTATTTCGAGATGGATGAGTCTGAGAGAGGTTAGTTTCTGTTCTTTGTCTCTTGTCTCTTTGGtaatgcagtcaaacctgtacatgagGACCACTTGGCCAATATGACCACTTGTTGTAGTCCTTCAGATAATTGTATTGAAATGAGCATTAagaagtgaccacctgtccacatagaccagattttatcagtcccctgagtggtcttcttgggcaggtttgactaacacaattggacgggactgttttaatgtggtcTATCACTGGAGatggttggctgtgccaggtggttggctgaCTAGGTTTGACTAGCTTTATTTTTCGATGCATGGACCTGAAACTATGTAGTAAATGTagtaaaatgattttgattggttgactgattgattgattgattgattaattgattgatttatgaATCCTTCTCCCCACAGCCAATGTGAACGTGCAAAACTTCCAGGAAGCTGCCCACAGGGAGATGTTACTGGAGAGACAGATTATGGAGACTGCCAAGAGACTCAGCGCAGATGAAATGATAGAAAAGAAAGGAGTAAGTATGATGTACCGTATCTTACATTAGGTTACAAAGCTTTTTTTAAGCCAGTGCTGATAATGTAGCTTGTTTTAATAAGCAGAAAAGGAACTGAACTTATTTCTTATGTTAAGTGGACAAATTATTGGTTATGATATGTCAGAATATCCAAAATTAGCCTAGACCAGCTATATATGttgaatgagtacctagttatcttcgccgagtacaagtactcggcgaagattatgttttcggttgaaacatctgttgggtgggtctgtatgtatgtcaggagcataactcaagaaagcttcaatgaatctttatgatttttggtaggtgtgtagtggttgtgcaaaggaaggtcaagttcgaaaaccgtTCACCTGGCGTATtctatcagtactgcagcggactttgcgtgtttttgtgtttgtatgtaggcaaaaaaagtgacggaaacgttgatggatcttcatgatttttcgtagATCAGAAGCGGTTGTAGGattgaaggtcaagttcgaaaatcattcatctggcgctttcctacagtactgcagcgggctttgtatttgtgtgagtttgtatgtcgccagaaTAACTCAAGGttctgttgacggctgtgcataaTATTTAgtgggtaggtaggagtgtcagagaggaaggtcaagttcgataatgggcctcctagcggatatttAAGGTGCTGCAGCTGAGTTtaaaagtttgaggtcgaattttcttgAGGTGCCAGGCTCATGATTTTTCAGTAATACATTGAGTCTGGAACAGGGAATAAGTggtgtaaatttgggccccctagcggatttttTTGACctacagttggcgtttttgttgaaacctttggaggcgaataactaaagaaggggttgacggatcgtcatgatttttggcatgtaaaTAGCttaggtaatgttttacataatcaaatacatatcatgaaaaccaggagcttatttgcataataaatgaggaaagtttattaatccgcttAAAGGTTGTGGTCAACTTTTTTGCAggtgctatggttatgatttttgagtggtagatagatcttggggcagggagtaagtgatgtaagtttgggcccccttgcggcttgccttaaactgcagtgggcctatttgtttgcaacttttgaggaggataactcaagcagtgaTTGATGGAtcattcttgtatttggtatatatgtaccttaggtgatgatcaacataatgatatgctcattatgcagatcatgacctactttacgtaatcattgaggaaaatgtatagcactgctgcaccaTAGTACGTGGCATGTGATAGTACAcatctggcgtccagaatctaggtcaacagctggcgtcctgaatataggtcaacagctagcttactagctgggcgattgaaaagaaaggactaaaatgtatctgttatgtttggtatgaagagagctagatttaaaagtgaatctgatgattgacgtaagatgataattatgccaaacaggacctaatttgcatgattaatgaattttttttaaatccgccgagttctatgtttgtgcttgttcatatgcatttaagtcgtattttagtctttgtgaaagcttgtatcaaggtctgcatattgttcagttactagGGCTAACCCGTAATACTAGCCTTAGCCTTTGGGTAGCCCTGGttgtacttatctacagccgaataaacaaatcagaaaaatccttattacctggatgtctaactgtcaTTGACTTTCAGACATGTagcatatcaagccactgagaaggggggaacattgatagatattgtttaaGCAAATAAACACTTAAATTGAATGGTCGTtgagaaaaacggctatgtaatgccatattggtaaatggcgctAATTTAGTACTTGCAtttgtcggtacaattcatattatttggcgaagatatgaggtcgtggaactctagtttcaacTAGGGATGTCCTGTCGAATCTTGAGAagaaccacacctcgagcacatttaAGAGCTGACCACTCTagtcgagaagagtaggggtccatccggatgtgagtggatcaaaccttacagttcgGTCTTCCACAGCTTGTACTTAATATACAagactggtgtgttatgtctAAAGACGCTTTACTGGTCAtgtgaaagaaaacagaaagaaaaaaacccaGTGTGAATAGGAAAGCCAAATTGAGCCATTATACTGAAAGTTAATCATTTTTAATCTTGTTTTGCAGTGGAAGCCTCCACCAAGGATAGACATGCCACCATTGACAGTAGACTTTGGCTACCAGAGTGTACAGAAAGACATCCAGAAGGAGAGGGAACAGTGTGTGCTGCAAGAGCTTTTCTTCTCAAAGTCTAGGTAAGGTTTTACTTCGCTAAATTTAAGTGCTTTATTATAGTTAACTGTGATCTAGAGGTGCCGAAACTAGAAAGGATAGAATAGGCTTCTGGACCCAATAGTAAAGGTAGTAgtactgatatatatatatgaatattataGATTCATTTACTTTGCAgtgtttcaagttcaaggttgGAAGAACTCTGTAGTACattgtaatacattggaaatgcatactCGCAGTGTCATGAGATTGCGGCAGAGAGATCACTGCTAAACcatagaaataaaaacattgtGGATATTGAcatatttacagtactttatttCACAAAACCTGTgaacattacaattacaaatgAATATAGACTTTAGTTACAGAAGTTGTGAAAAGAATAGATCATCAAAATGTAAAGTGAATACGAAttctagagtcaattccatgtcaccgagagggttttcaggtaatattgctagtgagttcaaacaattttagataaaagactattcaagtcaaaatagttctaaattgttcaaacaatcaagaatgaaagtttgaacatgtttgaacttacttatatatgttggaactatttggaaagtaattgcacacatatctctttatttagaacaattttcaaacatctatgtgattgtttcactgttcgaacatgttggaacaatttgaatcatttttcaaatggtagatttgggttattgcccccataaaagtaggtgctaatcacactctattgtctgcctctgtatatttttagatttcacgtctggacttttgtcttcaggtgtctatgcatggcacccaggcctaatcccctatactttgaagggatgtgtgaattgccctgttcccatcccactgacccagttataccatgttgttatgatgttggaacatgtaggaacagatgatcaacctattttccaacagtttcgaaaataatacaaataacatgtgcaatgttagaaatttgtctaacatcttggaacacagcaaaaactatttagaacatcacatgaatgttggaaattgttctaaacagtcacttatctcccttagattgttacaaaggttttacaaatgttagaacaaaaggcaacaaacaccctctcggtaatgtggaatcgactctatgcATCAATAGGATTTCTTCAAGTGTACTTATCAGAAATCTTACCTTCTTTGCAGTCTTCCAGATAGCCCTCATGAACCTGACCCAGAGCCTTATACAAGGGAAGAACCCAAGATTATACCCCTGGACGAGGTAAGAAATCTTTACTTCACATAGTTTCCACAGCAAAACTTGTGCAACTATATCACGAGGGTAAACAAACTCTAGGTGTTTCTCCATCTAAGATGTAGGAAAGATATGCTAGTTGATTTGTGTGTCAATCAAAAGTACTCAATGCTTATCATTTCTAAGCCATCTTGCCATATTGTGAAAGTTTGAAGATCTTGATGTGCCAGTGATGAAATCCAATATTTGCTAGTTGATGCATCACTGATATCAACCTTAACCACCAAGATCGCTGAGGCACAAATGAGTCTTAATGTCATATTGGCAagctactactgtaaatcttgaaatattggCTGGGGTTTTAGTTTCACCGTTTTCATGtgtaaaacacagcaaaaactttgttttccactcccactgcaaaatcaaatgcaaagataaatgaatttacagtacttgtaatcaaaacaatttttcctGCACAGGAAATGGTGCCAGAAGTGGACTTCTTCGAGCCTCCCCCATTCCAGCCCACAGcagaagaagaggaactacaacaGCTTCAGAGACCGCCACCTCAACAACAACAGATGATGTCAGACCATGGGGGTCTAGCAGGGGTTAACCTGCCCCCTGCTCTAGCCAACCTCATGCAGTCCATGGCCAAGCCCAAGCCCACACCAAACTCACAGGCACAGCCTCAACCTCAGACTTCACAGGCCAACCCTGGATTCAACTTGTTATCCTCAATTATGGTGGGTTACAACTTCAATAACTGTTAGATTTACACCTTTTCATATAGTCTTTGCTAAATGAGTAACTCTTGAATAGTTCGAATACAAATTGATAGACAAattacatgttgattttggcTTGGCAATTTGTCATTATATGACACTGTACAGCAGTAGAAGGACGGTTGGCAGCTTTTAAGTATGTCATCAGTCGTCTGATTGTTCAAACTAAATTTAGGGACTTGAAGTAAAAAGTATTACTCTGGCTTTCTTTGCATGTGAAGGTGCCAGTAATACAGGAGTTACTCAGGATCCACGTCAGCTGTAGACAGGTTAGCTTTAGCCAGGTGTTATAATTAGCATCAGGTGTTCCGCAGGTTGGGATGTTAATACACAGCTTTAGCTAGGAATCAGATTGTGCCAAAATGAAGAcatggatgggggggggggggggggtcatacCAATGCACACTTACTGTGACTCTTCCCAGTGTACTGTATCCTTGTTTTGTTCAGTTTCGTTACTATAAATTTGCTGTTTGTTTCTTACTTCTTGTGTCATATGAAGCCGCAAGAATGATTAATATTCTCTAGTTTTTGTTAAGTACTCTCGTACTAAAGTTTTCCCCCTTGGAATCTTTCAGTAGTGTCAACCTGTTTTTTAAAGCACATCTTTTGTAGTACTCTATTTCTTTCTTGCCTGTTTTCCTTTTTTAGACATTCTTCTTGACATTGACAGCATGGCTGTATGGTGCATCGTTGTATTAACTTCCTGTTTTATCAGGTACAGGGAGGAGAACACCCTAGTGCTGATCAGAGCCCTAACCAGGACCCAGAACTGTTGACCACGCAGCTTAAGGACATCCTAAACAAGGTGCAGGGAGGTCCGGGCGGGATGGGACCACTGGGCGGTCCACAGGGACCAGGTAAGACTCGAGTTCATGTGTATTGACATCCTTGTACACTCACACTGCATGTTGCAACATGTTACTGGTATTCTAAATGGTTTggatgcagggctgtctccatgacccgcccctccgtcctgggacggtaatttgcttcttgggacgggGAAAAATTTCACATCATCCGTCCCCAAAACCTGAATGTCCTTACATGAAATTATTGCAAATGTATTTTAGTAAGCTTGAAATGATAGATTTAAAAacgaaaattgacattttcttccaaacaatgagtgggacagaaaaatatctaaagctggagacggCCTTGTTTGGATGTCTGAATTTTTCATCAAATCATAGCCGGAATTGTGATTCGGAAGTGTCGCGTTGTTTTTAGACATACCTTATTTTGTATGAAGAATGcagaattttttgtgtagcAAATATGCAATCTGGAGAAACCATGTTCAAGTCACAATCCATATTATTTGTCAATACACCAAAAGTGCTTGTAATGTTCTCATCTTGTGTCTACTAGTAAATTTGTGCCTCCTGAAAAATTATTTTGCTTTAAAGTTTCTAAGGATATGAAAAATAATAGCAGATGTACATGTTGTGCTGTATAACAGTAGCCTAAATTGGTAAGTTTTTTTACCCACATCACCAGGTGGTATGCACCAGATGCCAATGGACGGACAGCCAGGCCCCATGGGTAATGGCATGCCGCGGGGAGGGCCATTCGACCACCAGGGACCAATGGGACCAGGGGGCCCTCAGATGGGACCCGGACCTTTCCCAGGTAACAATCCTTGAACTTGAGTTGTGTTGATTCTCCTTATTAGAATGTTGAAGCAATGACATTTCacattttgtcttcatttttaAGGCATCTTACACATGCAATCTTTGAAATTGAATGAACGAATGGTTTGTTGAAATTCAAAGAACATTGCAGGCTCAATTGCGTCATTTCTAACAGGTCATTTCAAAAATTTTAAAATTGTGCAGTCACATTTAACATCATAaattcaacattgttaactATCAGGCTTCAAGCGTATGCGTGTCTGAAACAATTCCAGAGTGAACGTCAGccatgaatgatgaatgaactGAAAAGCTCTTGACTTTGTGTCATGGTTTTACTCTAAAATGTTTCAACTTTTGTTTGTGCAACACATGAAACATTCCAAATATTAAGCACATGAACAAGTGTATCTGACTTCCTACCCTTTCTTGCTTTTGTAGGAAACCAGAATGGCCCACCACCATTTGGTCCAGACCAGGGCCCTCCACCATTCCAAGGGGGGCCACCGAACAGAGGCCCACCCCCCATGATGCACCCCCCTGGCCCAGGGCCACAGTGGCCTGGCCCCAGGGGACCACCCAGGGGGCCCATGCGGGGCAGACCATTccaggggagagggagaggtCGGGGCAGAGGTAAAGCCATAGCACAATTTAACTCATAGAATCAGTCTTAGCCTGTGTATCCTAAGGAACCACCGGTAATCACTTTTGAGCTTCCTTAAACATAACATCGCTTTCTGCAATGTAAAATACTATTGCCTTGGAAGAGACGGATAGATGAGCACTGGAGATTTTTATGTTGCTGATCAGATGTTCAGTTGCTGCAAATTCATTTGTCTTTGCAGGAACTTAACATTGCAATGTTTTAGGTTTGCGGTTGATACAAttatgtagtacagtagtaaaaaAGATGGAAATGCATACTCACCGTCattgcaaaaactgtgaaaataaactacagacgaagccacttaattgcacctcggataaacgcaccttccatttaattgcaccgaatcccaatatccaaaaccggt
Protein-coding regions in this window:
- the LOC136441738 gene encoding serine/threonine-protein phosphatase 1 regulatory subunit 10-like, with product MPEDEDRMNPYEFLKGLSHLLGAEGDIKSPQEVLKVVTEMKATKKLVGRCCYLNILRATKSEETLSKFVEIGGWGIMNSWLTDAKDTNNVPLLQEVIKVLKHMPVTIEQLKKNNTAKVVKQLSKTSDNEKTKSMASSLVTYWMNMIHAKGKGGAEKPNKKHHKRHHEDTKDSKTSAEKTASSTEPEKPKKARSTKVRVPAFAKTRSTGLEEETKLPAPVKKSGSIDKRPGSSIPAAKRPSSPIDKLLTPPEKKHRPQPLNRTTNSPVQAKVKIIPAKPFVAMDDTGFMEALSANTAKSHVIKVKKKPKNSKPGTPTSPTAPKGNPLGGDDRARTPSPVDGELKEERPGTPIEEAMDSDFHKPTKAEEAERKAEEELEPPEPYKGGSILVSARRKNRRKKSVKWAVDDAIKEVFYFEMDESERANVNVQNFQEAAHREMLLERQIMETAKRLSADEMIEKKGWKPPPRIDMPPLTVDFGYQSVQKDIQKEREQCVLQELFFSKSSLPDSPHEPDPEPYTREEPKIIPLDEEMVPEVDFFEPPPFQPTAEEEELQQLQRPPPQQQQMMSDHGGLAGVNLPPALANLMQSMAKPKPTPNSQAQPQPQTSQANPGFNLLSSIMVQGGEHPSADQSPNQDPELLTTQLKDILNKVQGGPGGMGPLGGPQGPGGMHQMPMDGQPGPMGNGMPRGGPFDHQGPMGPGGPQMGPGPFPGNQNGPPPFGPDQGPPPFQGGPPNRGPPPMMHPPGPGPQWPGPRGPPRGPMRGRPFQGRGRGRGRGDRSHMPVCRHFMSQTGCRFEGSCTFYHPGVNGPPLPPH